A window from Callithrix jacchus isolate 240 chromosome 17, calJac240_pri, whole genome shotgun sequence encodes these proteins:
- the LOC144579912 gene encoding uncharacterized protein LOC144579912 has translation MRPSLAAPRRIRVSGSSRHRRAPNPAFASQRSERRELRPRTRGPRPLRVVVKRVASPIPEGRRWEPARRWGRGWGRRSGRAARRRGGAAAIDGGAHQPGAGWQEPHRGWPERVAGARRRGSRVAASSWAPLSRGGGGGGRVFLCLHTSLAGSCWYRGRGGAGRAALQTWVPLPRAVCSGSFGPVGGCGAAGVACAACPGILRLMEAAAAAAAAAAGLRCARSTAAREMGKFAARRPKARRVEPLCRELGPL, from the coding sequence ATGAGGCCGAGTCTGGCAGCTCCACGCAGAATCCGAGTCTCTGGCAGCTCTCGGCACCGACGCGCTCCGAATCCCGCGTTCGCATCCCAGCGCTCTGAGCGCAGAGAGCTACGCCCTCGGACCCGTGGACCGCGACCCCTGCGCGTCGTGGTAAAGCGGGTCGCATCTCCAATCCCCGAGGGGCGGCGGTGGGAGCCGGCGCGGCgttgggggcgggggtggggccgGCGAAGTGGGAGGGCTGCGCGGCGGAGGGGAGGAGCCGCGGCGATAGACGGCGGCGCGCACCAACCGGGCGCCGGCTGGCAGGAGCCGCACAGAGGCTGGCCCGAGCGCGTTGCGGGCGCCCGGCGTAGGGGGAGTCGGGTAGCAGCATCCTCCTGGGCGCCGCTTtcgcgcggcggcggcggcggcggcagggtCTTTCTCTGCTTACATACCTCGTTGGCCGGGAGCTGCTGGTaccgggggcggggcggggcggggcgggccgcGCTGCAGACCTGGGTTCCTTTACCTAGAGCTGTGTGTTCAGGGTCCTTTGGGCCAGTCGGAGGCTGCGGAGCGGCGGGGGTTGCCTGTGCTGCCTGTCCCGGCATCCTCCGGCTGATGGAAgcagccgctgccgccgccgccgccgctgcggGGTTGCGCTGTGCCCGGTCCACCGCCGCCAGAGAGATGGGAAAATTCGCCGCGCGGAGGCCAAAAGCGAGAAGGGTTGAGCCGCTATGCCGGGAGCTGGGTCCCCTATAA
- the CHST2 gene encoding carbohydrate sulfotransferase 2, whose protein sequence is MSRSPPRALPPGALPRLLQAAPAAAPRALLPQWPRRPGRRWPASPLGMKVFRRKALVLCAGYALLLVLTMLNLLDYKWHKEPLQQCNPDGPLGAAAGAAGDSWGRPGPPPAVPPRAHTRLDLRTPYRPPAAAVGAAPAAAGGMAGVAAPPGNGTRGTGGVGDKRQLVYVFTTWRSGSSFFGELFNQNPEVFFLYEPVWHVWQKLYPGDAVSLQGAARDMLSALYRCDLSVFQLYSPAGSGGRNLTTLGIFGAATNKVVCSSPLCPAYRKEVVGLVDDRVCKKCPPQRLARFEEECRKYRTLVIKGVRVFDVAVLAPLLRDPALDLKVIHLVRDPRAVASSRIRSRHGLIRESLQVVRSRDPRAHRMPFLEAAGHKLGAKKEGVGGPADYHALGAMEVICNSMAKTLQTALQPPDWLQGHYLVVRYEDLVGDPVKTLRRVYDFVGLLVSPEMEQFALNMTSGSGSSSKPFVVSARNATQAANAWRTALTFQQIKQVEEFCYQPMAVLGYERVNSPEEVKDLSKTLLRKPRL, encoded by the coding sequence ATGAGCCGCAGCCCGCCGCGAGCTCTGCCCCCAGGCGCACTCCCCCGGCTGCTCCAGGCTGCGCCTGCAGCCGCGCCGCGTGCCCTGCTCCCGCAGTGGCCCCGGCGCCCAGGACGCCGCTGGCCAGCGTCCCCTCTCGGAATGAAGGTGTTCCGCAGGAAGGCGCTGGTGCTGTGTGCGGGCTATGCACTGCTGCTGGTGCTCACCATGCTCAACCTCTTGGACTACAAGTGGCACAAGGAGCCGCTGCAGCAGTGCAACCCCGACGGGCCGCTGGGTGCCGCAGCGGGGGCAGCTGGAGACAGCTGGGGGCGCCCGGGACCGCCTCCGGCTGTCCCGCCCCGCGCTCATACCCGCTTGGACCTCCGCACTCCTTATCGCCCTCCTGCTGCCGCCGTCGGGGCGGCTCCTGCAGCCGCGGGAGGGATGGCGGGGGTTGCAGCTCCTCCGGGCAATGGCACTAGGGGCACCGGGGGCGTCGGGGACAAGCGGCAGCTGGTGTACGTGTTCACCACGTGGCGCTCGGGTTCGTCGTTCTTTGGCGAACTATTCAACCAGAATCCCGAGGTGTTCTTTCTCTACGAGCCAGTGTGGCATGTATGGCAAAAACTATATCCAGGAGACGCTGTTTCCCTGCAGGGGGCAGCGCGGGACATGCTGAGCGCTCTGTACCGCTGTGACCTTTCTGTCTTCCAGCTGTATAGTCCCGCGGGCAGCGGGGGGCGCAACCTCACCACGCTGGGCATCTTTGGCGCAGCCACCAACAAGGTGGTGTGCTCGTCGCCGCTCTGCCCCGCCTACCGCAAGGAGGTCGTGGGGTTGGTGGATGACCGCGTGTGCAAGAAGTGCCCACCGCAGCGCTTGGCGCGTTTCGAGGAGGAGTGCCGCAAGTACCGCACACTAGTTATCAAGGGTGTGCGCGTCTTCGATGTGGCGGTGTTGGCGCCACTGCTACGAGACCCGGCCCTGGACCTCAAGGTCATCCACCTGGTGCGAGATCCTCGTGCGGTGGCGAGCTCACGCATCCGCTCGCGTCATGGCCTCATCCGAGAGAGCCTACAGGTGGTGCGCAGCCGAGACCCACGAGCTCACCGCATGCCTTTCCTGGAGGCCGCGGGCCACAAGCTTGGCGCCAAGAAGGAGGGTGTGGGCGGCCCGGCTGACTACCACGCTCTGGGCGCTATGGAGGTCATCTGCAATAGCATGGCTAAGACGCTGCAGACGGCCCTGCAGCCCCCTGACTGGCTTCAGGGCCACTACTTGGTGGTGCGGTAcgaggacctggtgggagaccCCGTCAAGACACTACGGAGAGTGTACGATTTTGTGGGACTGTTGGTGAGCCCCGAAATGGAGCAGTTTGCCCTCAACATGACCAGTGGCTCGGGCTCCTCCTCCAAGCCTTTCGTGGTTTCTGCACGCAATGCCACACAGGCCGCCAATGCCTGGCGGACCGCCCTCACCTTCCAGCAGATCAAACAGGTGGAGGAGTTTTGCTACCAGCCCATGGCCGTCCTGGGCTATGAGCGGGTTAACAGCCCTGAGGAGGTCAAAGACCTCAGTAAGACCCTGCTTCGGAAGCCCCGTCTCTGA